CAGAGAAGGCATTGGTGGATGAGCTGGTGAGCATCCAGAAGCaactggagcagcaggagaagtccatggggaagagagagaacatCTCTGATGAGGAGGTCCTGAGGTGGGCATCGGGAGGCCTGGCTCTGCAGGGTATTTACCAAACCAACAGCCTGGAGGATGTGCTGGCAAAGCGAGAGCAACTCATCAGGATCCCTGATGGCTTCACGCTCACTGGTCCAGAGCAAGGGTCTCTGCTTGAGAGGAAGGAgttctcctcctctgcagcagaaGCCACTTTCACCAAGTCCATGGAGCAGCTGGGGTTCAGCATCAGCGCTTCTGCCACAAATGGGTTCTGGGGGTTCAGTCTTGAAAAAGATGTAGATTACAGCAAGTCCTCACAGTCAGAGGACTCCCATCGGTCACGCTCGGAGCAGACGTACATTTGCACCACCAAGTACCAGTACATCCCTCTGGCCTCCTGCTACTTCCAAAAGGACCAGCTTCGCCTCTCAGACGCAGCCCTGCGAGAGCTGCAAGACATTGAACAGCTTCTGAGCATCACCCAGGAGGCAGAGAGGTTCCACCTACTGAAGAGCAGGTGTGCCAGCTTCTTCAGCAGGTTTGGGTCCCACGTGAACCAGGGACCCCTCCACTTTGGGGGTATATTCTGGTGGAAAGCATCTGCCGAAGGtttcagagcagagcaatggGATGAGATGAAGCAACAAACATCTGAAGCACTGAACGGCTACATCGGGGCTAGCTTCAGTGGCTTCGGTACCAAGTGGGGAGTGAAGGTGGGTATTTCAAACTCCACCTCACAGGCATCATTTCAGGGAAGAGATAGAAGCAGCACCCACACAGCAGTTCAGCTCTGTGTGACCAAAACAGGGGGCCCATCAGAGACGGATTCCCTTCCCGAGTGGAAATGCGGGCTTGTGGCCAATAACACAACCTGGTATGTGATCGACCGGGGCTTTCAGCTGATCCCAGTGTGGGACATAATCCTCTCCAACCACAGCAGCGATTTTAAATCCTCCTATCAAATGAGCAGCAGCCTCAGGGCTGTGTACGAAGCTCTAACGAATCACAGCGTTGGCGTGATCTTTGGAGAGGAACTGGCCAGTGCTGTGGAAGAGGCCAGAGCTTTCCTGGAGCACGTGAAGACCTGGGAGGTGACGGTGGATGAAAAGAAACTGCTCATGTTGTTAGATTTTAAACAGGGTCTGAATAACAGGACAAAAAATCACAGTGTCTGGATCAACATATGTCTGTCAGACAAAGCGTTGCAGGAGTTCCTGGTGAATACCGTTTCTTTTTGCCAGAAATCTGCTCCAGAAAACACCGCCTATATCAAATCTCTGCTGCGGTGCCTGCTGGATCCTTACATCTATTCTGTCAAGGACTTCCCCGGGGCTTCCTTCATTATGCAATGGGTCTTCCACACAGAGCACGCGCCTCCCAAAACTCCCAGTATTTCCAATCTTGCAGATCTCACTAAGACACTGCTGCAAATGAAGGAGTACATCCAGGAAGTGACCTACGCACCGGCAACTTCTGCATCCGCCATTCATGAAGCAAAGATCAAAGCCACCCTCACTGTAAGCCTGGCTGTTTATTCCTTGCTCCAGTTTCTGCAGCAAAGGGCACAGAAAGACGTAGAACTCTTAGTGCTCCTAGTTACAACCAGCATGGGATACCAAGTAGAAAGCAGCACCTTTCAGTACCTCCTTGGGTGtccagaaattaatttcatgatAACGGAAATGCAAATGGCACATAACGAGTATCAGAGCCTGAAGGAACAGGATGTTTACAGAGCTCAGGCCTTCCTGCTGCTGACGGGCCTCACCATAACACCCGAATATAAGAAGGTGACCCCTGAGCAGAAGAATGACCGCCTagttttcatgaaagaaaagatggaaaatgcatGGTCTACAGAGATGAAAGCTCTCCTCGAAAAGCACAATGCATTCAaagactgggaggtgctggaaAGAGATTTGCAATCCTCGATCAGTGGGCAACTGGAGGACACATCTGACAACCTGAAGAAAGACAGTATAATCAAAGACATGGAAGATGCTTTTCAAGGCATGCAGCCTCCCAGTCAATGCAAACCCAAATCAGACAGCAGCACATCCAAAGCAAGTCAAGCCACTGCAAACCCAGAGTTCCTCAACTTACTTAAGCGCCTCGGGCTGGAAAGGTACTATCCAAGAAAAATGGGCACAGAAGATTTCCACATAATATACCAGACATCTGTACATGACAGCCAGCCCAGCAAGGACAGCGAGCTACCATTTTACTTCCTGCAAAGGCTACTGACCGTGGATTATCGGGTGAGGTACCTGACTTGCAAGGAGGCGAGGAAGCCGGGAGTCGTGCCTGCACCAAACACCTCAGCGGAGGACCACGAGCCCTCTGATTCCTTTGATGATTTTTTCAGTGACTTGGACGAAGAAGCCCGTGAATCTGCAAGCAGGGAGAGTCATGTGCACCCCATGGACCTCCAGATGGCAATTTTTCATTGTGCTGATGATTTCATGAGACAATACCTTTCATCAAAGCTTGCTTTCTGCCAGTTTGCACTACCCCTCCTGGTACCAAACCCGTGCACTTCACAGATAGAGTTCCCTCTCTGGTCCCTCAGCCAAATCAAGAAGAGCTGGAAAGGGTCAGTGAGATCGGGAGAGCAGACGAGGATTAGCAGTCACAACAACAAACTCATTTGTCAGGCAGAGACACCCATCGTGTCCTTCCTACGCATCGGCAGctctccttcttcttccaaGTCTCAGCTCCTGAATGCCCTGCTGAGCAAGCAAAAACATGACACTTTTTTCCACCGACATTGCAAAGGCAGCACCAAAGACTGCTTCCTGATGAAAGGTGTTGTGGAGATCTCCTGGTACCTTCCTCGTGGTGGCGACGACGACAGCTTTAACGGCCCTGTTGCTTTCTGTAACCTGCACGGAGATGCGAGGGATCACGAACCCCAGCTGCAGTTTTTACAGGAGATCTCTGCCGTGAACGTGGTTCTCGTTTCTGAGTCTGATCAGAGCAAcaagaaaggcaggaaaattTTACATGATCTGTGGCAGTCTCAGAGGCCGTTGGTTTGCCTTTTCACTGAGAAAGAGAGCATTGCAGCTGGCCGATCTAGCCAAAACATAAGAATAGGGATCaagaacagaaatgaagcagaattAATGGGTGAGCTGACAAAGACCATCCGAGACCTAGTGGGAGGGTCGAGCACGCTTGTTAGCCTCAATGCATGTGTGGGCACAGCTCGCCAGTGTGGCTTCTTAGTCGATGAAGATGCAGAAGCGTGCGTGACAGCCAAAGAAACGGCAATCACACTGGTGAATCTGTTGAAGAAAGAGAAGTTGTGTGAGATCAAATCACAGTTACTGCCTCTTCAGGGAAAACTGTGGTACATGTGGTGTAAAAAGGACAAAGAACTCACTCGCTTGCAGGAAAAGAGGAACAAGAGTATAGAGAATCATCGGAGCCAAATTGAATTGGAGAAGTCTGCAATAAGAAGAAAGCAACTAGACAAAGCGTTCCCCCTCAATCAGCTGATGAACACAGTCCTTGGCTTTCTCCAGTCACAGCCAGACGATATCAAGAAATTCTTTCTGCAGTGGGTGAAGGTCTTCATGGACGACCTGTCCTCTGATCGCCTTGACGAGCTGAAGAGAGAGTATCATCAATTATGGTCTCAAATCCTGGtattaaagaaaagcaatgaaaaaagcaaCCTGAAAACTCAATTGATGAATAAGTTAGATGCCCTTTCCGATGAAATTAATGATTCGTCCATTGGCCTTGAGCACATTTTGAGAGAGGTAGGGCAGATTTATGAGGCGCTGGAATCAACAAActccaaagaaaaatgctttagcAAACTACCTGAAATTGCTGCCGATCTGATGGTTTCAGGGTACCCCATTGAGCTGATGGATGGTGATGCTTCTTACGTACCACTGCAATGGATTGGAGCAATCTTTGACAGGTTAATTGAGAAGCTAGGGGACAAGCGAGTATTCGTGCTTTCCGTGCTTGGCATCCAGAGCACAGGGAAGTCAACCCTGCTGAATGCCATGTTTGGTCTCCAGTTTAACGTCAGTGCAGGGAGGTGCACCCGGGGAGCGTTTATGCAGCTCATTAAAGTGGACGAGAAGCTCCAACAGGATTTGAACTTTGATTACATGCTCGTTGTTGACACAGAAGGACTTCGTGCCATAGAGATGGCCAATAAGCAGTCACTTAATCATGACAATGAGCTGGCCACCTTTGTCATTGGCATCGGCAACATGACTCTGATCAACATCTTTGGAGAAAATCCTTCGGAAATGCAAGACGTCCTTCAGATTGCTGTGCAGGCTTTCCTGAGGATGAAGCAAGTAAATCTTTCCCCAAGCTGCCTGTTTGTGCACCAAAACGTGGGTGAAATAACCGCAAAGGAACAGAACATGGAAGGACAAAGACGTCTGCAGGAAAAGCTGGATGAAATGACCGTGACAGCGGCCCAGCAAGAATTCTGTGACGTCACCTGCTTCAGCGACGTCATCCGCTTTGACGTGAACACCCACATTCATTACTTTGCTCACCTGTGGGAAGGAAACCCACCGATGGCACCGCCCAACCCCACCTACAGCCAGAACGTCCAGGAATTAAAGAGCAAAATTCTCCAAGCTGCCAAGAAGGAATCGCAGGGCAGCTTTTTGAGGCTCTCCAGCTTGAAAGTTCGTATTAGTGACCTGTGGAATGCCTTGCTGAAcgaaaacttcattttcagcttcAAGAATTCAGTGGAGATTGCCGCATACAAGAAACTGGAAACCGCATTTAATCAGTGGACCTGGCAGCTGAGAAGTCACATCTTAGACTTGCaaatgaaactggaaaacaagatTCGGAATGGGGAGTTGGGGAAGGTTACCATGGAACACCTTCAAAAACTGGTTCAAAAGACAAATGATGCCATCACCAAGAACATGGAAGCATTCTTCGGTGAAGACAGAGACTGTGAAATACTGATCCAATGGAAAAGCAACACGGAACTGAAGCTGAAAGAACTGAGAGAGTCCCTCCTTGCTGAAACAAGAAGGAAGTGTGAGAAACTTATAGAACTAAAGAAGAGCCAGAGTAAACTGGATGAGAGGAAGTCCGAGTATGAAAAGGAGCTCCTGAAAAAGAGCAGAGAGTTGGCCCTGTCTCTAAAAGGCCAGGAATTAAGTGAAAGTGAACTGAGAAAGCACTTCAATTCTCTCTGGATGCACTGGGTTACTGAAgtctcctctgctgctccccCTCTAGAACAGGTGGACATCGATGTGGACATAGAAAATGTCCTTCTAGATCACTTTAGGGATCCTAATGTGGCTGAACGAATCATGAAGCTTTACCAAAAGACTGTCTTTTGTCTTAACATAGAGAAACACGTGTCTAAGAAAAAATGCTTGGGCATCATTCCTAAGAGTTTTGACAATGCCAATATTAGCAGCATGCACCGCATTACAGATAGCATCGAAATGCATGTGATGGCAAACattgagaagaaggaaaaggacaaaatggATTACAGTCGAACTTTTATTCATGAAATACTAAATGAAGTGGAGGAAGGTATGAATTCTGTCCCTACCACTGCAAAATATAGTTTTAATAAAGACTACCAAATAGATTTATCACTGTACCTGTGCAGAATGGCAGCAGAAAGGTTTAAAGACATGCATGCAGCATTCAGGAAAGCAAACGATCCAGCCGTCTACCTGGAGAGCAAGAGAGAAGACTTCTTTAAATGTTTCCAGATTTCCTGCCAAGGAGCCTCTTGTATCACAACATTTGCTGATTTCCTGTGCAGCAAGATTGCCCCAGCTCTTCGACACGCCATCTATGAGAAGACAGCTCTTGACATAGCTCGAGACATGAAGGTTAAAATACCAGATTTCAGGGGCAATAGATCCACTCTGGAAACTTGCATGCTGAAATACCtagcagaagaagaaaaatttgaaaaattcatGCATTACCTTAATTTTCCaggagactttttaaaaaattacattcaGACAAAAGTTGAGACATACTGTTTAGGTGAGAACAGAAGGCTAGAGATGTTTTTAATAGAATCCCTTACTCGTTACTATGAAAACATTCAGTCAGCTGTTTTTGCATCAACCAGAGTtgtcaaagacagaaaagacagaaacgATAAAATCTCTCTTTGGCTGGATGAATTCTGCAGGACACTTGGAGACGTGCTAAGCTTGCCCAGAAGTGACCTGAAGGGCATTGAACATCAGGAGATAACAGACATAGAGTTCCTGAATAACGCCATGACAGAAGCACTGTCTCCCCTGACTGATGATCTCAGGAAAGAGTTTGCTAATGCTGATATGAGCTCATTTGAAAGGCAGCCTCACACAATACTGGCTGAGCAGTTTGCAGGGTGCCAGAGTATGTGTCCATTTTGTGGGGCTGTTTGCACTAACACTATGCCAAACCATGACGGAGACCACCGGGTTGTCTTCCATCGTCCACAAGTTTTGACAGGATACAGATGGCATAAAACAGACAACCTAGCCATTGATATTTGTTCTAGCTGTGTTTCAAGTGATATCTACTTCAGGATTGGCAAATACGGACGGTTCCAATACAAGAGATATCGGGACGCAGGACATCCCTATTCCACTTGGAACATTCCTCCTGATCCGTCCATGCAAGCATACTGGAAATGGTTTGTGTCTTATTTCAGGACACAGCTAGAACAACACTACAATGGGAAATTTCATGGCAGAGGAGAAATCCCTGCATCGTGGCAGACAGTTACAAAGCAGAATGCACTCGCTGAACTGGAGAAATATTAGGCTAAGTGGTATGAAGGAAAAACTGCAACTGCTTTGCATTTTAGAAGAACATAATATGAGGCTAACCACAAAATATTGTTGTAATGATTATGACCTTAAACCATGTCAATAAAACTAAATGTAATTGCTTGCAAAGTTGGGTGAAATAACGCTTCTCATGCTGCTGCTCAGTGATTCCCTTGCTTTGTGATAAAGTCAAAGTCCTCTTCCTTTCTTGCCATAAATATTTACATCAGCTTTGTCTCAAAGCAAACTagaaaaatattcctgcagCAAGCAGTCATACCACCAAGATTAAGACCAAGTGCCAGATGAAGAGCAAAGGCAGCATTACAAAGTACCAATTTTATCAGCTGctatgagaaaagaaatgacacTGGCAAAAGAACAGTTTCCCTGCAACAAATACTTGTCACACTCATAGAAAGGACAGTGGGGTCTGTGTGCAGGTGAACATTTGTGGCaaactctgctttttttttggcggGGGTGGTATTTTGCACATTCATAAACTTAGTACTCAGGTGCTGTTCTCTTTCTGATGCTGTTAAAGCAGGTAACGCAGCAGCCTATGTGGATTTAGACAGTGATTTTAACTCTGTGGTTATTAGGTATATGTCCTAGGTTAAGATGTGCCCACACTTCCATGAGCCATTCTTACTCATGGGCCTGGGCCTGGCAAACTTCCCTTCAGCTCCTAGCCACCCCAGCTGCTTTTGCGAAGCACTTCTATGTTGGGTAAAAGTCTTTTATAGCCAATATAGAGAATTAGACAGCTTTGCAGCTTCCTCAGCAGCTGTCAGCAGTGCATGATCTCAATATTTGTGCTGTCAAGACAGGCAGGTGGCAACTGAACAAAAATGGTCTGGAGAACATGTAAGTGGCTCTGCCTGCACCAGTGCAGTGGGAGGGGGTTTTTACTGTGCAGATTTCCTGCAATCCTACTGGAAACCCAATGACCAGAGTCTCCTGGAGAGCTGTCAAAAGTGGTGATTCATTAAAATTCTTTGTAGTCTTTGCTAATAAACTGTTTGAGTTGGACTGGACTGGTCTCTGCATGCTTTATTTCCAGGTGAGCCACAATTCTCATAGAATCAGAAAATCAGAATgttttggattggaagggacttgGATTGGaagatcatcttgttccaacccccctgccatggtcagggccacctcccactagatcaggttgctcataGCCCCATCCAagctggccttgaacacctccagggatggggcatccacagtgtctgtgggaaacctgttccagtgcctcactgacCTCAtagtgaagattttcttcctcatttctaatctaaatctcccctctttcagcttaaagccattactccttgtcctattcCTACACTCCCtaataaagagtccctctccagttTTCCTGGAGGCCATTTCCTTTAGTCCTctcactggttacctgtgagaagaggctgacccccagctcccacaccttcctttcaggtagttgtagagagcaataaggtctcccctgagcctccccttctccagactaaacaccccaATTCTGTCAGCCACTCCCCATATGACTTGTGTTCaaggcccttcaccagctttttACCCCTTCTCTGGACAGGTTCCAAGGCCTCAATGaacagggggacgatcacctccctgttcctgctggctgcactattcctgatataagccaggatgccgttggccttcttggacacctgagcacactgctggatcatgttcaggtgagcatcaatcagcacccacagatccttttcctctgcacagctttccagccactctgccctaagtctgtagcactgcatggggttgttgtggccaaagtgcaggacccggcacttagccatgttgaatcCCATCCCACTAACCTCAGTCCATTGACCCATCCTATCcgggtccctctgcagggccttcctaccctctggcagattgacacttccccccaacttggtgtcacctgcaaacttactgagggtacactcaattccctcatccaagtcatcaataaagatactaaagaggatgggccccaacacaGACCCcttggggaacaccactggtgaccagtcactAGCtagatttcactccattcaccaccactctctgggcctggtcatccagccagtttttaacccagcaaggggtttacctgtccaagccatgagctACCAACTTCTCCAGGAGAAAATTATGGGCGATGTGCCAAAGACCTTgttgaagtctaggtagactacgtcaactgccttttcctcatccccCAGGCGGATCAtctggtcatagaaggagatgagctTGGTTTCATAACCTcccctggcaccgaggtcatGCTGgcaggcctatagttccccatGTCCTCCTTatggcccttcttatagatgggtgtcacatttgTAAATCTCCAGTCATCTAGGACATCTCCAGTTGACCAGgaccactgatagatgatggaaaatTGGCTTGTCTGTGAGAAACTATGTTGTGCTTTTGCAGCAGATAActacttttctgtattcaaaggtagttgtgtagtcataacaaggagaaatgctaagtagataagtggacagtagaaggcctcactcTTCTAAAATAAGatagaagcttgagaaaaacaggatgaacagtgtgagaacagtaaaacaaggatcacaagttctcaaaacataagaaaggagaaattaagggttgaaaaaaataaaaattgtacatacatggtatagaggagcgtcgagtagcttgtgaacctgtagtactgAACCAATGcggaaacaggggaggtgatcaggcgtcgggtaatagggaataaaaggttatgatttgtttaccaTAATGCACTCCTAAttggcaggacgcccgccattgcaattgcgaataaaatagcttcacagaagatcctgtctgaagaaaattattgagatttttctcacaatttgggggctctTCCAGGATCTTGTCGCCTACCAAAGAGTTCTTGCCACCgcagacaggaaggtgcaccccGCTGATTTCAGTGGTCCCGTCGGGGTTGGTGGGCCGTCTCGGTACGGCCGGCAAAGGACCGAGACTGttaatctgaagacaggctctgcgaagctctggggagaagggaggccagcactgacacaccacagacacagcacagacatgGTACAGGCACAGGGATTACTGCTGATAACCCAGACTGAGAAGCCGTGCATGGACCGAGGTAAGGGAAACTTTACCGTATACTGCCTCGGGTTGGGTTCCGGGAGACTCTTGTGTGAAGTGTGAATGAGATGCACTTATAGTgcgaagcgagtgtggagtcccaATCCGTGAGGCTCTGTAGTCCTGCGAGGGGACAAACGAAGTCCCCTCGGCTGGAGAGGGACAAAGCGAAAGAGAGACGAGCGAAAGAGAGTCTCGGGGGTTTGGGCCCTTAGGTGTACGGTACCCCGAGCACGGCGAAGTGAGGTGCTCGGCAGTACACCCCACCTCTGTCCTAATCCTAGGTGAAGGCGTGTGGTACCCCATGGGTGGTAAAGTCCACAGCAGCACGTCAGGAAGAGATGGGGATTAAGGGTTCCAGGAGTCAGCAGGGTTGGGGTGGAGACCCCGGCATTGTGCCTAAAGATAGCCCTTTGGAGAGAATGATaaggatttggaaaaacaacccaaaaactagggaaaaagatttaaagaatatataattaaaaatggttaGATATTGTGTAATTGTCTGGCctaaaaagctaataaaaggaacttcagtattttggcaAAGATACGggcctgatgaaaattcagactTGAAATTTACATGTAAACAATAAGGTTCCGTTTTCAGAGGAGGaatcaagttatgctccctataatcctaatacTGCAccggaggcagcagcagctgctcaaggaggggagacagggactgcaattgaCGCTGTCCCTGGAGAAGTCGCGTGGGGGGAGCGTGGAGCAGTGGGAGCAGAGGCGGGGGGGTCCCAGTAGGGCTTCGGGGCCGTGcgggggtgctgcggggctggtgCCACTCCccccttaccagcagagaggttaggagttttaagaaagaaatgaagttttaaacCGAGGGCCTAGCAGAACAGTCAAATCCGTTTCTGAGGCCTAATTTGTATTCCTGAGGGGAAAATGTCAATCTTGAGTATGTTATTCACTGGAGAAGAATGTTTAGGAGGGGAATGATTTGGCAGGCAGCTatgcaagaatgggaaagaactaATATGGGAAAGAACAGATatgcagaaaaagctccagaaggtgggaggaTGGAGTGAACAGTGCAGGTAGTATGAAGGTGTAtgccaggaggggagatgagaaggaaaagcagagagcgaaACAAATGGTATTCACAGCATACtgggtagtgaggcagagggggAGATAGAGGgcccaggatggaaaggagaggaagagagacgAAGGAATGGCagacaaggaaagctacctgtgttTTAGCCTAAAtcccagcagggacaggctttgagaagatgttttaagtgtggccagGCCGGCCACTTCAAATAGGAGTATCCGGAgtagaagaaggaggagagattgctgttataaattcagaataggggagtcagggcttctcagaaagcttgttccctgataaatgaaaaagtgtaCCTCAAGGGTTCCTCAAGTGTACCTCAATGGGGATCACTCTACAATTATCGTtacgggcaaaacagacttagcataggaagattaataacatttattacctattgctgaCAGGCTGGAGcggtgagaaacagagaaacaaggtgggggcaccttcccccatccactctcttccacctcttccctgccctgagtggtgcgggggggctgggagcgggggcTGCCGTCAGTCTGTGGTGCTTTgtttccactgctccttcacggtcactctccCCCCTGCTCTGGTGTGGGGTCCCTCTCGTGGGCTGCTGACCTTCCTGGGCTGGTCCTGTGCTGGTTTCTCCACAGGCAGCGAAAAACGGGCTCtttgggagctgctccaggtgtgggtctgtaccatggggtctATTTATCAGGAGAGGGTTGGTCCGGCTTGGGACACCCTGGGgtccacctcccccccccacccctccgatcacctgctcctgaatgggctcctctccacgggctgcagtgtggagatgtgctctgctgtggtacaccatgggcgGGGGGTACACCATGGGAGGGGGTCTGCCTTCCCCACCAGGGTTCTCTCTGTGGACCGCAGgggggcttcggctccggcacctggagcacctctgcactgcactccccctcctctgcactgaccttggtgtctgcagggaggtttctcactcctcgctctcccagctgctgttgtgcagcagtggttttttccttttcttggatgtgctctcacagaggcacaaactgcattgctcatggcttggctctgggcagctgtgggcccctttggagccagctgaaactggcccttatctaacatggggcagctgctggattctgcTCACAGGGGctaccactgcagccccccctgctaccagaaccttgccatgTGAAACCAAT
This genomic stretch from Anser cygnoides isolate HZ-2024a breed goose chromosome 3, Taihu_goose_T2T_genome, whole genome shotgun sequence harbors:
- the LOC136790569 gene encoding interferon-induced very large GTPase 1-like — protein: MGSQEERADAGEKAHLAKKFLAEAFEKEGLDEEYWLPKLSEILGVKSRGALKHLQYEDYLKLECEVRYPWETEALRKLLGITDNKRAVDELQKQRLEMMKQRQEAAKSILQELEEMQNSRSHSKEMIRQKEEALWQAMDIPKEYWAPPEKALVDELVSIQKQLEQQEKSMGKRENISDEEVLRWASGGLALQGIYQTNSLEDVLAKREQLIRIPDGFTLTGPEQGSLLERKEFSSSAAEATFTKSMEQLGFSISASATNGFWGFSLEKDVDYSKSSQSEDSHRSRSEQTYICTTKYQYIPLASCYFQKDQLRLSDAALRELQDIEQLLSITQEAERFHLLKSRCASFFSRFGSHVNQGPLHFGGIFWWKASAEGFRAEQWDEMKQQTSEALNGYIGASFSGFGTKWGVKVGISNSTSQASFQGRDRSSTHTAVQLCVTKTGGPSETDSLPEWKCGLVANNTTWYVIDRGFQLIPVWDIILSNHSSDFKSSYQMSSSLRAVYEALTNHSVGVIFGEELASAVEEARAFLEHVKTWEVTVDEKKLLMLLDFKQGLNNRTKNHSVWINICLSDKALQEFLVNTVSFCQKSAPENTAYIKSLLRCLLDPYIYSVKDFPGASFIMQWVFHTEHAPPKTPSISNLADLTKTLLQMKEYIQEVTYAPATSASAIHEAKIKATLTVSLAVYSLLQFLQQRAQKDVELLVLLVTTSMGYQVESSTFQYLLGCPEINFMITEMQMAHNEYQSLKEQDVYRAQAFLLLTGLTITPEYKKVTPEQKNDRLVFMKEKMENAWSTEMKALLEKHNAFKDWEVLERDLQSSISGQLEDTSDNLKKDSIIKDMEDAFQGMQPPSQCKPKSDSSTSKASQATANPEFLNLLKRLGLERYYPRKMGTEDFHIIYQTSVHDSQPSKDSELPFYFLQRLLTVDYRVRYLTCKEARKPGVVPAPNTSAEDHEPSDSFDDFFSDLDEEARESASRESHVHPMDLQMAIFHCADDFMRQYLSSKLAFCQFALPLLVPNPCTSQIEFPLWSLSQIKKSWKGSVRSGEQTRISSHNNKLICQAETPIVSFLRIGSSPSSSKSQLLNALLSKQKHDTFFHRHCKGSTKDCFLMKGVVEISWYLPRGGDDDSFNGPVAFCNLHGDARDHEPQLQFLQEISAVNVVLVSESDQSNKKGRKILHDLWQSQRPLVCLFTEKESIAAGRSSQNIRIGIKNRNEAELMGELTKTIRDLVGGSSTLVSLNACVGTARQCGFLVDEDAEACVTAKETAITLVNLLKKEKLCEIKSQLLPLQGKLWYMWCKKDKELTRLQEKRNKSIENHRSQIELEKSAIRRKQLDKAFPLNQLMNTVLGFLQSQPDDIKKFFLQWVKVFMDDLSSDRLDELKREYHQLWSQILVLKKSNEKSNLKTQLMNKLDALSDEINDSSIGLEHILREVGQIYEALESTNSKEKCFSKLPEIAADLMVSGYPIELMDGDASYVPLQWIGAIFDRLIEKLGDKRVFVLSVLGIQSTGKSTLLNAMFGLQFNVSAGRCTRGAFMQLIKVDEKLQQDLNFDYMLVVDTEGLRAIEMANKQSLNHDNELATFVIGIGNMTLINIFGENPSEMQDVLQIAVQAFLRMKQVNLSPSCLFVHQNVGEITAKEQNMEGQRRLQEKLDEMTVTAAQQEFCDVTCFSDVIRFDVNTHIHYFAHLWEGNPPMAPPNPTYSQNVQELKSKILQAAKKESQGSFLRLSSLKVRISDLWNALLNENFIFSFKNSVEIAAYKKLETAFNQWTWQLRSHILDLQMKLENKIRNGELGKVTMEHLQKLVQKTNDAITKNMEAFFGEDRDCEILIQWKSNTELKLKELRESLLAETRRKCEKLIELKKSQSKLDERKSEYEKELLKKSRELALSLKGQELSESELRKHFNSLWMHWVTEVSSAAPPLEQVDIDVDIENVLLDHFRDPNVAERIMKLYQKTVFCLNIEKHVSKKKCLGIIPKSFDNANISSMHRITDSIEMHVMANIEKKEKDKMDYSRTFIHEILNEVEEGMNSVPTTAKYSFNKDYQIDLSLYLCRMAAERFKDMHAAFRKANDPAVYLESKREDFFKCFQISCQGASCITTFADFLCSKIAPALRHAIYEKTALDIARDMKVKIPDFRGNRSTLETCMLKYLAEEEKFEKFMHYLNFPGDFLKNYIQTKVETYCLGENRRLEMFLIESLTRYYENIQSAVFASTRVVKDRKDRNDKISLWLDEFCRTLGDVLSLPRSDLKGIEHQEITDIEFLNNAMTEALSPLTDDLRKEFANADMSSFERQPHTILAEQFAGCQSMCPFCGAVCTNTMPNHDGDHRVVFHRPQVLTGYRWHKTDNLAIDICSSCVSSDIYFRIGKYGRFQYKRYRDAGHPYSTWNIPPDPSMQAYWKWFVSYFRTQLEQHYNGKFHGRGEIPASWQTVTKQNALAELEKY